A region of Pyxidicoccus parkwaysis DNA encodes the following proteins:
- a CDS encoding right-handed parallel beta-helix repeat-containing protein, translated as MHRVLSLLLVAASLCLSFPAHARDWFVRAGATGGDGSREKPFADPWMALERVEANDKVHVATGTYFGKLERGNWEIQFPGVQLLGGYDADFRERNPWKNPTELTWRKTSVNRPDVSLARVSTSTQRDTEGATIDGFLIDMQDYYEYVSEGGNFDPKALMRNGAVDLARGGILRNCLIVNSINAVRTSPGAVVENNVIVNSIFDAVISKGGGDHDVPVTIRDNTIAFVWATKAIAEGGTEGAGVDVTNKAVVENNLIVHSDNHGAWVTVPAKVTLQGNAFWRNLYSNVTFYFEGKKSSLDDSDIGEAEDAGFAKAGGNIAVDPKLPFDTAWYEKFTRRNFVGKKFDAKAWDETRTAAGLSPGGERVDVFAPAYPPKAVAALIAPKNTSLKQGARVKDLPVRFAAVASTGPARAYKRVTLADLKDNPKGYDGKDVEVIVGAQGVLNPDYGPAGTSRETHKAVNLVDAKNENRTGGWFKKGTSVERAIDAIPNYGSGPPRDLFVVRGTSRVRESYPKYGIVIDSIEPFEQEAVASARPKGRDWFVRAGESGGDGSREKPFRDPFQAIEKAGKGDRILVAEGEYGGKLKSGKWVVDEKQYLALLGGWDRDFTKRDPWNTPSRLYWPPDSKTSPQGYLLEGNGDHTGLIVDGFVFDRKTLNTYDADGFIDLNSSPDNEHIWVSSPEVVIRNCTFINGAGAAVRMSNLVTFENNIVANMFTDAIRVTGGFGTRPAQIRNNTILFVWNRSRPHDGASSSGSGIAIGGNTPVVVDGNVIQYVDNFAVRSSANLNEVVLTNNSFFRNWAAFRSTLGTPPPTVDEKSMHLLADLPFKKAEGNVVVDGGFDINPAVYASWFARTSQATSRFTPEEWNQIAPPAGGEPAKPGMGRALDWREAAKLFPKSAQVKGARPKKLENGG; from the coding sequence ATGCATCGTGTGTTGAGCCTGCTGCTCGTCGCGGCCTCGCTCTGTCTTTCCTTCCCGGCGCATGCGCGAGACTGGTTCGTCCGCGCTGGCGCCACCGGGGGTGACGGCTCGCGCGAGAAGCCTTTCGCCGACCCCTGGATGGCGCTCGAGCGCGTCGAGGCGAACGACAAGGTCCACGTCGCCACCGGCACGTACTTCGGCAAGCTCGAGCGGGGCAACTGGGAGATTCAGTTCCCCGGCGTCCAGCTGCTCGGCGGCTACGACGCGGACTTCCGCGAGCGCAACCCGTGGAAGAACCCCACGGAGCTCACCTGGCGGAAGACTTCGGTGAATCGGCCGGATGTCTCGCTCGCGCGCGTCAGCACCAGCACGCAGCGCGACACCGAGGGCGCCACCATCGACGGCTTCCTCATCGACATGCAGGACTACTACGAATACGTGAGCGAGGGCGGGAACTTCGACCCGAAGGCGCTCATGCGCAACGGTGCGGTCGACCTCGCCAGGGGCGGCATCCTTCGCAACTGCCTCATCGTCAACTCCATCAACGCGGTGCGGACGTCGCCGGGCGCGGTGGTGGAGAACAACGTCATCGTGAACTCCATCTTCGACGCCGTGATTTCCAAGGGCGGCGGAGACCATGACGTGCCCGTCACCATCCGCGACAACACCATCGCCTTCGTGTGGGCGACGAAGGCCATCGCCGAGGGCGGCACCGAGGGCGCGGGCGTCGACGTGACGAACAAGGCCGTCGTCGAGAACAACCTCATCGTCCACTCCGACAACCACGGCGCGTGGGTGACGGTGCCGGCGAAGGTGACGCTCCAGGGCAACGCCTTCTGGCGCAACCTCTACTCGAACGTCACGTTCTACTTCGAGGGGAAGAAGTCCTCGCTGGATGACTCGGACATCGGGGAGGCCGAGGACGCCGGCTTCGCGAAGGCGGGCGGCAACATCGCCGTGGACCCGAAGCTTCCCTTCGATACGGCGTGGTACGAGAAGTTCACCCGCCGCAACTTCGTGGGAAAGAAGTTCGACGCGAAGGCCTGGGACGAGACGCGCACGGCCGCCGGCCTCTCCCCAGGAGGTGAGCGGGTGGATGTCTTCGCGCCGGCCTACCCGCCGAAGGCCGTCGCCGCGCTCATCGCGCCGAAGAACACCTCGCTGAAGCAGGGCGCTCGCGTGAAGGACCTGCCGGTGCGCTTCGCGGCGGTGGCGTCGACGGGGCCGGCCAGGGCCTACAAGCGCGTCACCCTCGCGGACCTGAAGGACAACCCGAAGGGCTACGACGGCAAGGACGTCGAAGTCATCGTCGGAGCGCAGGGCGTGCTCAACCCGGACTACGGCCCCGCGGGCACGTCGCGCGAGACCCACAAGGCCGTCAACCTCGTTGACGCGAAGAACGAGAACCGCACCGGCGGCTGGTTCAAGAAGGGTACGTCGGTGGAGCGCGCCATCGACGCCATCCCCAACTATGGCTCCGGTCCGCCGAGGGACCTCTTCGTCGTGCGCGGCACCTCGCGCGTGCGCGAGAGCTACCCGAAGTACGGCATCGTCATCGACTCCATCGAGCCCTTCGAGCAGGAGGCCGTCGCCTCCGCGCGCCCGAAGGGGCGGGACTGGTTCGTGCGCGCCGGAGAGAGCGGGGGAGACGGCTCGAGGGAGAAGCCGTTCAGGGACCCGTTCCAGGCAATCGAAAAGGCGGGGAAGGGGGACCGCATCCTCGTGGCCGAGGGCGAGTACGGCGGCAAGCTGAAGAGCGGGAAGTGGGTCGTGGACGAGAAGCAGTACCTCGCGCTGCTCGGCGGGTGGGACCGCGACTTCACGAAGCGCGACCCGTGGAACACGCCGAGCCGCCTGTACTGGCCGCCGGACTCGAAGACGTCGCCGCAGGGCTACCTCCTCGAGGGCAACGGCGACCACACCGGGCTCATCGTGGACGGGTTCGTCTTCGACCGGAAGACGCTGAACACCTACGACGCGGACGGCTTCATCGACCTGAACAGCTCGCCCGACAACGAGCACATCTGGGTGTCGTCGCCCGAGGTGGTGATTCGCAACTGCACCTTCATCAATGGCGCGGGCGCGGCGGTCCGGATGAGCAACCTGGTCACCTTCGAGAACAACATCGTGGCGAACATGTTCACGGACGCCATCCGCGTCACCGGCGGCTTCGGCACGCGGCCGGCTCAGATTCGCAACAACACCATCCTCTTCGTCTGGAACCGGAGCCGCCCGCATGACGGCGCCAGCTCGTCGGGCAGCGGCATCGCCATTGGTGGGAACACGCCCGTGGTGGTGGACGGCAATGTCATCCAGTACGTGGACAACTTCGCGGTGCGGTCCAGCGCCAACCTGAACGAGGTGGTGCTCACCAACAACAGCTTCTTCCGCAACTGGGCGGCGTTCCGCTCCACGCTGGGCACGCCGCCGCCCACGGTGGACGAGAAGTCGATGCACCTGCTGGCGGACCTGCCCTTCAAGAAGGCGGAGGGCAACGTCGTGGTGGACGGCGGGTTCGACATCAATCCGGCGGTCTACGCGAGCTGGTTCGCGCGCACCTCGCAGGCGACGAGCCGCTTCACGCCCGAGGAGTGGAACCAGATTGCGCCACCGGCGGGCGGTGAGCCGGCGAAGCCGGGCATGGGCCGGGCGCTGGACTGGAGAGAGGCAGCAAAGCTGTTCCCGAAGAGCGCCCAGGTGAAGGGCGCGCGTCCGAAGAAGCTGGAGAACGGGGGATGA
- a CDS encoding tenascin-X has protein sequence MMKRFLVALAVGLFVGACGGVMTGDEPSAEATPLGQTEQAYRCGFCGDNYCCPGVETSATCPADCGAPICGDGVCNTNTGENSTNCSADCGPAIVCGDGVCNGSETRYNCVADCANVPYCGDLICSPGESNLACPGDCPCVLGERCW, from the coding sequence ATGATGAAGCGATTCCTGGTAGCACTGGCAGTGGGTCTGTTCGTGGGCGCGTGCGGTGGGGTGATGACGGGCGATGAGCCGTCGGCGGAGGCCACGCCGCTGGGGCAGACCGAGCAGGCGTATCGCTGTGGCTTCTGCGGCGACAACTACTGCTGTCCCGGTGTCGAGACGAGCGCCACCTGCCCGGCCGACTGTGGGGCGCCCATCTGCGGCGATGGCGTCTGCAATACGAATACCGGTGAGAACAGCACCAACTGCTCGGCGGACTGCGGCCCGGCGATTGTCTGCGGCGACGGCGTCTGCAACGGAAGCGAGACGCGTTACAACTGCGTGGCTGACTGCGCGAACGTGCCGTACTGCGGCGACCTCATCTGCAGCCCGGGAGAGAGCAACCTCGCTTGCCCCGGGGACTGCCCCTGCGTGCTGGGGGAGCGCTGCTGGTAG
- a CDS encoding putative quinol monooxygenase, with product MSLTVLCEFRTQTGGETEFLRVARALASAAATEPGTLRYQWFTTQKPGHYSIIEEYADADAAETHNNHVEPLLRELFAVAELVSVSFFGELNKYLRDWASGREGVAVNMPL from the coding sequence ATGAGTCTTACGGTGCTATGTGAGTTCAGAACACAGACCGGCGGGGAGACAGAGTTCCTGCGGGTGGCGCGGGCATTGGCCTCTGCCGCCGCGACCGAGCCGGGAACGTTGCGCTACCAGTGGTTCACCACGCAGAAGCCCGGTCATTATTCGATCATCGAGGAGTACGCCGACGCCGACGCGGCCGAAACGCATAACAACCACGTGGAGCCCCTGCTCCGTGAGCTCTTCGCGGTGGCGGAGCTGGTGTCGGTGTCGTTCTTCGGGGAGCTCAACAAGTACTTGCGCGATTGGGCTTCCGGCCGCGAGGGCGTCGCGGTCAACATGCCGTTGTGA
- a CDS encoding glycoside hydrolase family 6 protein: MNRPLKKTVCTPGLLLFCVALGCAPSTPDSQDTASTDAVVSQSLTELVSNGTFSSGTFSPWWQGPNTQLSVENALLRADVTGGTANPWDALFGQDAIPLNNTQAYTLAFTASSSTPVTVRVTVQLGVSPYTAPLDQRISLTSTSQRFTFPFTSNITTPQGQVTFQLGGTGAFTFRVDDVSLSTGSSGSGPLGMTSGFYVDPNSNPANWVSANGGDGRAASIQSSIASKPMARWFGNWSGDITSAVSGFAGAADAADKLPVLVAYNIPGRDCGSHSSGGAGSPEAYRAWISAFAAAIGSRPAVVVIEPDAVAQLDCLPNDAERTTRLGLLRYATEQFRDKAPNTWAYLDGGNATWIAADTMAQRLESAGVRNIRGFSINVSNYLTTAQSTSYGGSVNASLSSRYGYTRAFVVDTSRNGNGSNGEWCNPAGRKLGVTAQTGGGAEMLLWVKVPGDSDGQCGIAPNTPAGQFDPNLATRLINGT; the protein is encoded by the coding sequence ATGAACCGCCCCCTCAAGAAAACCGTGTGCACACCCGGCCTCCTCCTGTTCTGCGTCGCGCTGGGCTGCGCGCCCTCCACGCCGGACTCGCAGGACACGGCCTCCACGGACGCCGTCGTGTCCCAGTCGCTCACCGAGCTCGTCTCCAACGGCACCTTCAGCTCGGGCACCTTCTCGCCGTGGTGGCAGGGGCCCAACACGCAACTGAGCGTGGAGAACGCCCTGCTTCGCGCGGACGTCACCGGCGGTACGGCGAACCCCTGGGACGCGCTGTTCGGCCAGGACGCCATTCCCCTCAACAACACCCAGGCCTATACGCTGGCCTTCACCGCCTCGTCGTCCACGCCCGTCACGGTGCGCGTCACCGTGCAGCTCGGCGTCTCGCCGTACACCGCGCCGCTGGACCAACGCATCTCCCTCACGTCCACCTCGCAGCGCTTCACGTTCCCCTTCACCTCCAACATCACCACCCCGCAGGGGCAGGTCACCTTCCAGCTCGGCGGCACGGGTGCGTTCACCTTCCGCGTGGACGACGTGTCCCTCAGCACGGGCAGCAGCGGCTCGGGCCCCCTGGGCATGACGAGCGGCTTCTACGTGGACCCCAACTCCAATCCGGCCAACTGGGTGAGCGCCAACGGCGGCGACGGCCGAGCGGCGAGCATCCAGTCCTCCATCGCCAGCAAGCCCATGGCGCGCTGGTTCGGCAACTGGAGCGGTGACATCACCAGCGCGGTGTCCGGCTTCGCCGGTGCGGCGGACGCGGCGGACAAGCTGCCGGTGCTCGTGGCCTACAACATCCCGGGCCGAGACTGCGGCAGCCACTCCTCCGGTGGCGCGGGAAGCCCCGAGGCCTACCGCGCATGGATTTCCGCCTTCGCGGCGGCCATCGGAAGCCGTCCCGCGGTGGTGGTGATTGAGCCGGACGCCGTCGCGCAGCTCGACTGCCTCCCCAACGACGCCGAGCGCACGACGCGGCTGGGCCTGCTGCGCTACGCCACCGAGCAGTTCCGCGACAAGGCGCCGAACACGTGGGCCTACCTGGACGGCGGCAACGCCACATGGATTGCCGCGGACACCATGGCGCAGCGATTGGAGTCGGCCGGCGTGCGCAACATCCGAGGCTTCTCCATCAACGTGTCCAACTACCTCACCACGGCCCAGTCCACGTCCTACGGCGGCTCCGTCAACGCGTCGCTGTCCAGCCGCTACGGGTACACCCGGGCCTTCGTGGTGGATACAAGTCGCAACGGCAATGGCTCCAACGGCGAGTGGTGCAACCCCGCCGGGCGCAAGCTGGGCGTGACGGCACAGACAGGCGGCGGCGCCGAGATGTTGCTCTGGGTCAAGGTGCCGGGAGATTCCGACGGGCAGTGCGGAATCGCGCCCAACACGCCCGCGGGCCAGTTCGACCCGAACCTGGCCACCCGGCTCATCAACGGGACCTGA
- a CDS encoding FG-GAP repeat domain-containing protein, with the protein MFGRRLIPWAALALGIASPALGMEQAVAIHVSENTPASWRYTTWKSFHANQFLREALKADGTPFVEVSDADIAAGRLREASGAARYPILFSLGAEAISDTEATQLRAYVQAGGHVYVGGSAWSRYEDGRPRLDAQRKPTSALAAERGLSGGGWSRLSDIDKRLNDAMVDHLPAGTSEWQMPPVYSYLDIWTPHWVWTVRPAATAPATVVLQGLASSGFQSSSANPPVVPDAANATYRIADVDGDGTDDLAFRLGSSIYVRLSTGQDFRPEVLWSSWNTAYDFNLADVNGDGRADLVGRAGIDVQVGLSTGASFTRSTGWTVWGTDYDLQLADVNGDGRADLVGRSPVMADVQVGLSTGAGFMTSTRWAPYDSGTEFSLADVDGDRRADLVFRVGTSIQVRRSTGAGFGPQEAWSYWSTSYDLRLGDVDGDGRADAVGRLLLVGGHNGVEVGLSTGSGFAGSSRWTTWHPNFFLALGDVNGDGRRDAVGVKINQSNPPHEAKLGELHVGLSAGVGLPGPVKLAYKAYGSGMFVYNAELVPLAGYGGFANDNSEYKTMRVSIERAFAQHGLPLVTLSPWPFPSRAAFIYRHDHFLSAGVHQLEQQFAGASASRPFGEYYLMPDLAGATGACGQPNDYPAAVPAVVATGAILGAHVKYHTQLDDYDYSGALGWLQTTVNEIQAATGNRMSPVFVAPVYRAVKRSSMQAIRDMGFLTTGDQGMGPFPHFSVDPENDRQYLGAVLQLPVSEWPGFDNIERMSVDPENIRRAASLSHALGGLINVYDHVGSDGYAAACTPTLREDLARVLLQHVQTLPGVWTTNSLEIRNWWLQKDRRQLTASFSRPSSTSALVDVQVVTGAPMAPTSFSSDPVSLRITLDAASRALLATGVRVTLDGVNQPGSTCTDQLGLVRCEGNDLRVRVGAASQVRILLGTP; encoded by the coding sequence ATGTTCGGTCGTCGCCTCATCCCGTGGGCCGCATTGGCCTTGGGCATCGCCTCGCCTGCGCTGGGAATGGAGCAGGCGGTCGCCATCCACGTGTCAGAGAACACTCCGGCCTCGTGGCGCTACACCACCTGGAAGTCCTTTCATGCGAACCAGTTCCTGCGCGAGGCGCTGAAGGCGGACGGGACGCCCTTCGTGGAGGTCTCCGACGCGGACATCGCCGCGGGGCGGCTGCGCGAGGCGTCCGGCGCCGCCCGCTATCCCATCCTCTTCAGCCTCGGCGCCGAGGCCATCTCCGACACGGAGGCCACGCAGCTCCGCGCCTACGTGCAGGCGGGCGGCCACGTCTACGTGGGCGGCTCCGCGTGGAGCCGGTACGAGGACGGGCGGCCCCGCCTGGATGCACAGCGGAAGCCCACCTCCGCCCTCGCCGCCGAGCGGGGCCTGTCGGGAGGCGGATGGAGTCGGCTCAGCGACATCGACAAGCGGCTCAACGACGCCATGGTGGACCACCTGCCGGCGGGCACCTCCGAGTGGCAGATGCCACCCGTCTACTCCTACCTGGACATCTGGACGCCACACTGGGTCTGGACGGTGCGACCCGCGGCCACGGCTCCCGCCACGGTGGTGCTCCAGGGGCTGGCCAGCAGCGGCTTCCAGTCGTCCTCGGCCAACCCTCCCGTCGTCCCGGACGCGGCCAATGCCACCTACCGCATCGCGGACGTCGATGGCGACGGCACGGACGACCTCGCCTTCCGGCTCGGAAGCTCCATCTACGTCCGGCTCTCCACCGGACAGGACTTTCGCCCCGAGGTGCTCTGGAGCTCGTGGAACACGGCCTATGACTTCAACCTGGCGGACGTGAATGGCGACGGGCGCGCGGACCTCGTCGGGCGCGCGGGCATCGACGTCCAGGTGGGCCTCTCCACGGGCGCGTCCTTCACGCGCTCCACCGGGTGGACCGTCTGGGGCACGGACTATGACCTCCAGCTCGCGGACGTGAATGGAGATGGACGCGCGGACCTCGTCGGGCGCTCGCCCGTCATGGCGGACGTGCAGGTGGGGCTGTCGACGGGGGCGGGCTTCATGACCTCCACGCGCTGGGCGCCCTACGACAGCGGAACGGAGTTCTCGCTCGCGGACGTGGATGGAGACCGGCGCGCGGACCTCGTCTTCCGCGTGGGCACCTCCATCCAGGTGCGCCGCTCGACGGGAGCGGGCTTCGGCCCGCAGGAGGCGTGGAGCTACTGGAGCACGAGCTACGACCTCCGCCTGGGCGACGTGGACGGCGACGGCCGTGCGGACGCAGTGGGCCGCTTGCTGCTGGTGGGAGGCCACAACGGCGTCGAGGTGGGGCTGTCCACCGGAAGTGGGTTCGCCGGCTCCAGCCGCTGGACGACGTGGCACCCCAACTTCTTCCTGGCCCTGGGCGATGTGAATGGCGACGGCCGGCGCGATGCGGTGGGCGTCAAAATCAACCAGAGCAATCCGCCCCACGAGGCGAAGCTCGGCGAGCTGCACGTCGGTCTGTCGGCGGGCGTGGGACTGCCGGGGCCGGTGAAGCTGGCCTACAAGGCCTACGGCAGCGGAATGTTTGTCTACAACGCGGAGCTCGTTCCGCTGGCGGGCTACGGCGGCTTCGCCAATGACAACTCTGAATACAAGACGATGCGGGTATCCATCGAGCGGGCCTTCGCGCAGCACGGGCTGCCGCTGGTGACGCTGTCGCCCTGGCCTTTCCCGAGCCGGGCCGCCTTCATCTACCGGCACGACCACTTCCTGTCGGCGGGCGTGCACCAGCTCGAACAGCAATTCGCTGGAGCCTCCGCATCGCGGCCCTTCGGTGAGTACTATCTGATGCCGGACCTCGCGGGTGCCACGGGCGCCTGCGGTCAGCCCAATGACTATCCCGCCGCGGTGCCGGCGGTGGTGGCCACGGGCGCCATCCTCGGGGCGCACGTGAAGTACCACACGCAGCTCGATGACTACGATTACAGCGGGGCGCTCGGGTGGCTGCAGACCACGGTGAATGAAATCCAGGCCGCCACGGGGAACCGGATGTCGCCCGTCTTCGTCGCGCCCGTGTACCGCGCGGTGAAGCGCTCCTCGATGCAGGCCATCCGGGACATGGGCTTCCTGACGACAGGGGACCAGGGCATGGGGCCCTTCCCACACTTCTCGGTCGACCCGGAGAATGACAGGCAATACCTCGGCGCGGTGCTCCAGCTTCCCGTGAGCGAGTGGCCCGGCTTCGACAACATCGAGCGGATGTCGGTGGACCCGGAGAACATCCGCCGCGCGGCCAGCCTGAGCCATGCGCTGGGTGGGCTCATCAACGTGTATGACCACGTCGGCTCGGATGGCTACGCGGCCGCGTGTACTCCGACGCTCCGGGAGGACCTCGCGCGCGTGCTGCTCCAGCACGTCCAGACGCTGCCCGGGGTGTGGACGACGAACTCGCTGGAGATTCGCAACTGGTGGCTCCAGAAGGACCGGCGTCAGCTCACCGCGTCCTTCTCGCGTCCGTCCTCGACCTCGGCGCTGGTGGACGTGCAGGTTGTGACTGGCGCGCCCATGGCCCCCACCAGCTTCTCCTCGGACCCGGTGTCCCTGCGCATCACGCTGGATGCGGCTTCGCGGGCGCTGCTCGCCACCGGCGTCCGCGTCACCCTGGACGGCGTCAACCAGCCTGGGAGCACCTGCACGGACCAGCTCGGCCTCGTGCGGTGTGAGGGCAATGACTTGCGGGTGCGCGTGGGCGCGGCGAGTCAGGTGCGCATCCTGCTCGGCACTCCCTGA
- a CDS encoding C39 family peptidase, whose product MRKSRSAVLPLLLSLTLVPALALAGQSASTRWAASQGDFLSWQLSGVSRAADGTLQLFPGQAWSGTDPYGPGGYYGGTYYNGGAFVQGEATSPIITSAFAFREAIASWEAATPTGTWVETLIRVQVSGTWTKWFSLGVWASDTATVRRHSADSQADSVAKVSIDTLLVTAKKAAASAWQVKLRLFSADGVATPTLRASAVTISTSPESRPTVPPGNPSHWNHALAVPQCSQMVYPDGGEVWCSPTSTAMVLKYWTGDTSACEPAVRSAVSGVYDWFYGGHGNWPFNTSYAAGLGFQAHVARFTSFAQLEPWLSAGVPAILSVAWSKGELTGAPIPSTAGHLIVLAGFDAAGNAVVNDPAGASDSVVRRTYLRSELEPLWLSRSGGTAYLIYPRGWTVPAL is encoded by the coding sequence ATGAGGAAGTCCCGTTCCGCCGTGCTCCCGCTGCTCCTTTCACTCACCCTCGTCCCCGCGCTGGCGCTGGCGGGACAGAGCGCATCCACCCGCTGGGCGGCGAGCCAGGGTGACTTCCTCTCCTGGCAGCTCAGCGGCGTGAGCAGGGCGGCCGATGGCACCCTCCAGCTCTTCCCGGGCCAGGCCTGGAGCGGCACGGACCCGTACGGGCCGGGCGGTTACTACGGAGGCACGTACTACAACGGCGGCGCGTTCGTTCAGGGCGAGGCCACCAGCCCCATCATCACCAGCGCCTTCGCCTTCCGTGAGGCCATTGCCTCCTGGGAGGCTGCGACCCCCACCGGCACCTGGGTGGAGACGCTCATCCGCGTGCAGGTGAGCGGCACCTGGACGAAGTGGTTCAGCCTGGGCGTGTGGGCCTCGGACACCGCCACGGTGCGGCGCCACTCGGCGGACTCGCAGGCGGACAGCGTGGCGAAGGTCTCCATCGACACGCTGCTCGTCACCGCCAAGAAGGCGGCCGCGAGCGCGTGGCAGGTGAAGCTGCGCCTGTTCAGCGCGGATGGCGTGGCCACGCCCACGCTGCGGGCCAGCGCCGTCACAATCTCGACCTCGCCGGAGAGCCGGCCCACTGTGCCACCCGGCAATCCCTCACATTGGAATCACGCGCTCGCGGTGCCGCAGTGCTCGCAGATGGTCTACCCGGACGGCGGCGAGGTCTGGTGCAGCCCCACCTCCACGGCCATGGTGCTGAAGTACTGGACGGGAGACACGAGCGCCTGTGAGCCGGCCGTGCGCTCCGCCGTCAGCGGCGTCTATGACTGGTTCTACGGCGGGCACGGCAACTGGCCCTTCAACACCTCGTACGCGGCCGGCCTGGGCTTCCAGGCCCACGTGGCGCGCTTCACGAGCTTCGCCCAATTGGAGCCGTGGCTGTCCGCCGGAGTGCCGGCCATCCTCAGCGTCGCGTGGAGCAAGGGAGAATTGACTGGCGCGCCCATTCCCTCCACCGCGGGGCACCTCATCGTGCTCGCGGGCTTCGACGCCGCGGGCAACGCCGTGGTGAATGACCCGGCCGGCGCCAGCGATTCCGTCGTGCGGCGCACCTATCTGCGCTCGGAGTTGGAGCCGCTGTGGCTCTCCCGCTCGGGAGGCACGGCCTACCTCATCTACCCCCGGGGCTGGACGGTGCCCGCGCTGTAG
- a CDS encoding SAF domain-containing protein, with product MAVVIGGGGYVWIKKKEADVRRGWNLVPVVVAAQDLAEDTVITFESISQRSVPEQFVTSSVVRPDSANYIVNQRILVAAQAGDLMLWSQFETKKQADCFVAARDIPVGAKLTEDDMLPQGMDPKLVTPSYVKEPERPQVVGRPVIAAFRKGDPILWTHFHNEPPPVTRDSAR from the coding sequence ATCGCGGTTGTGATCGGCGGGGGCGGCTATGTGTGGATAAAGAAGAAGGAGGCCGATGTCCGCAGGGGGTGGAACCTGGTTCCCGTGGTCGTCGCGGCGCAGGACCTGGCAGAGGACACGGTCATCACCTTCGAGAGCATCTCTCAGCGCTCGGTGCCCGAGCAGTTCGTCACCAGCTCCGTCGTCCGGCCGGACAGCGCCAACTACATCGTCAACCAGCGCATCCTCGTCGCCGCGCAGGCGGGCGACTTGATGCTGTGGAGCCAGTTCGAGACGAAGAAGCAGGCCGACTGCTTCGTGGCGGCGCGGGACATCCCGGTGGGCGCGAAGCTGACCGAGGACGACATGCTGCCCCAGGGGATGGACCCGAAGCTCGTCACTCCGTCTTACGTGAAGGAGCCCGAGCGTCCCCAGGTGGTGGGCCGGCCCGTCATCGCCGCCTTCCGCAAGGGCGACCCCATCCTCTGGACCCACTTCCACAACGAGCCTCCGCCGGTGACTCGTGATTCGGCTCGCTAG
- a CDS encoding lipase maturation factor family protein, with the protein MPDWFHAPDLWIARLVLQRGIGLCYLSAFLVALEQFRPLLGEHGLLPVPRYLARRRFWEAPSVFHLRYSDRLLVAVSLVGILLSLTVVLGLTDSWPVPLTVATWLALWALYLSIVNVGQTFYAFGWESLLLEAGFLAAFLGPAWSAVPAPLLWLFRWLLFRVEFGAGLIKMRGDACWRDLSCLDYHHETQPMPNPLSWYFHHLPKPLHRLEVLGSHFAQLVAPFLLFFPQPIATFAGLFMALTQSWLVLSGNYSWLNFITIILAASALDDSVLGHVLPLERPDMAVVPWHDGLVLAVSALLVVLSYRPARNLFSERQLMNASFDPLRLVNTYGAFGSITRERYEVVVEATNDEHLTPHTEWREYEFRGKPTDPKRRPPQWAPYHLRLDWLMWFAALSPSYAHRWFVPFLEKLLQGDAATLRLLRRNPFPDRPPRVIRAVLYRYRFTTWKERRDTGAWWERTRVSDYLPPMMLTD; encoded by the coding sequence ATGCCTGACTGGTTCCACGCTCCGGACCTCTGGATTGCGCGGCTCGTGCTCCAACGCGGCATCGGGCTCTGCTACCTCAGCGCCTTCCTCGTCGCGCTGGAACAATTCCGGCCGCTGCTCGGTGAGCACGGCCTCCTTCCCGTTCCGCGCTACCTCGCTCGGAGGCGCTTCTGGGAAGCGCCGAGCGTGTTCCACCTGCGCTACTCCGACCGCCTGCTCGTCGCCGTCTCGCTCGTAGGCATCCTCCTGTCGCTCACCGTCGTGCTGGGACTGACCGACTCCTGGCCGGTGCCGCTCACCGTCGCGACGTGGCTCGCTCTTTGGGCCCTCTACCTCTCCATCGTCAACGTCGGGCAGACGTTCTACGCCTTCGGCTGGGAGTCGCTCCTGCTCGAAGCGGGCTTCCTCGCCGCGTTCCTCGGACCAGCGTGGAGCGCGGTGCCCGCCCCGCTCCTGTGGCTCTTCCGGTGGCTGCTGTTCCGCGTCGAGTTCGGCGCCGGCCTCATCAAGATGCGCGGAGACGCGTGCTGGAGAGACCTCTCCTGCCTCGACTACCACCACGAGACGCAGCCGATGCCCAACCCGCTCTCCTGGTACTTCCACCACCTGCCCAAGCCGCTGCACCGGCTCGAAGTGCTCGGGAGTCACTTCGCCCAGCTCGTCGCGCCGTTCCTGCTCTTCTTCCCCCAGCCCATCGCCACCTTCGCGGGGCTGTTCATGGCGCTCACCCAGTCGTGGCTCGTGCTGAGCGGCAACTACTCCTGGCTCAACTTCATCACCATCATCCTCGCGGCCTCCGCGCTGGATGACAGCGTGCTCGGGCACGTACTGCCGCTGGAGCGGCCCGACATGGCCGTCGTCCCCTGGCATGACGGGCTCGTCCTCGCGGTGTCCGCGCTCCTCGTCGTGCTCTCCTACCGGCCCGCGCGCAACCTCTTCTCGGAGCGGCAGCTCATGAACGCGAGCTTCGACCCGCTCCGCCTCGTGAACACCTATGGCGCCTTCGGCAGCATCACCCGCGAGCGCTACGAGGTCGTCGTCGAGGCCACGAACGACGAGCACCTCACGCCACATACCGAATGGCGGGAGTACGAATTCCGAGGCAAGCCCACGGACCCGAAGCGGCGCCCGCCCCAGTGGGCGCCGTACCACCTGCGGCTCGACTGGCTGATGTGGTTCGCCGCCCTCTCTCCGTCTTATGCGCACCGGTGGTTCGTGCCCTTCCTGGAGAAGCTCCTGCAAGGCGACGCCGCCACACTCCGCCTGCTGCGGCGCAATCCCTTTCCGGACCGTCCACCGCGCGTGATTCGCGCCGTCCTGTACCGCTACCGTTTCACCACCTGGAAGGAGCGCCGCGACACGGGTGCATGGTGGGAGCGCACCCGCGTGAGTGATTACCTCCCACCGATGATGCTGACTGACTGA